The Priestia koreensis genomic interval GGTTCACTAACTGCTCTTGCAGATCTTTTTTCGTCATCCCGACTAAATCAGGAGCTTCTAATACAGGGGTATCAAGCCATGTTAATTCTTTTTCTATTTGTTTGCTTCGCGGTTTTACACCGAGCGTACGCAGACTATCTTCCATCATTTTACCGACAATTGGAGCAGCGACGACGCCACCAAACTGAACGGTACCTTTTGGATTGTCAACTGCTAAATAAATAATCAGCTCTGGATGATCAGCAGGGGCAAAGCCGATAAAACTAACAATATAGTTATTTTCTAAATAACGACCGTTTTTCGCCTTTTGCGCCGTCCCTGTTTTCCCACCGACACGGTAGCCATCGACAAACGCACCTTTACCGCTTCCTTTTGCCACTACGCTCTCTAATGCGTACCGAACTTGCTTGGAAGTTGCTTCGGAAATAACCTTTCGTTTGGCTACAGGCGATTGTCTCTTGATGACTTTATTCGTTTTAGGATCAATCCACTCTTTTGCAATGTAAGGCTGATATAGCGTGCCTCCATTCACAGCTGCAGCAACCGCCGCTACTTGTTGAATGGGCGTCACTGCCACACCTTGACCGAAGGCCGTTGTAGCCTGTTCGATCGGGCCGACTTTGTCTTTGTTAAACAGAAGGCCTTTTCCTTCTCCTTGTAAATCAATGCCTGTTTTCTGACCGAAACCAAAGTCGTCAATATATTTAAACAGCTTTTCTTTTCCTAATCGTTCGCCAAGCTCCACAAAACCAGGGTTACATGAATTTTGAACGACTTCTAAAAATGTCTGTGAGCCGTGACCTCCACGTTTCCAACAATGTAAAATGGTTCCGGCTACTTCTGTTGCTCCATCATCATAAAAGTGATCTTTTAATAAATCAACCTTTTTTTCCTGAAGTGCTGCCGCTAGCGTAATAATTTTGAACGTCGAACCCGGCTCATATGCACTCCATACTGGAAGATTTCGATTATAGACTTCCGATGGTACATTTCGGTAATTGTCAGGATCAAACGTCGGTCGACTCGACATCGCCAAAATTTGCCCATTGTTCGGATTCATCGCAATCGCAATAATACCGTCGGGATTATAGGTTGCCTGTGCATTATCTAATTCGCGCTCCACAATCGTTTGAATACGCGAATCAATGGTCAGCTTTAAATCTAATCCATTAACAGGATTAGTATAATCATCTGCAATATCAGGCATTTTCTTCCCCTTTGCATCTGAATAAAGCTGCACGTTTCCTCCCTCACCGCTAAGTTCATCTTCGTAGTAGGATTCAAGACCCATCAGGCCTTGGTTATCAATTCCTGTAAAACCTAGTACGTGAGATAAGTAGCTCCCAAAAGGATAATAGCGTTTTGAATCTTCTCCAATATACACCCCTTTTAAGCCTAATGCACGTACTTCTTCTGCTTTTTTAGGAGATATTTTTCTTCCTTCTGGACTTATACGCTGAATTGACGTTGCTTTTGTAACTTCTTGATACGCTTTTTCCTTCGACATATTTAAGACGGATGCTAATTTTTCTGCTGTTTTAACCGGGTCTTCTACTTGACGAGGCATAACGAAGATTGTTGGCGCACTTTTATTCGTTGCTAGTGCTACCCCGTTCCGGTCTAATATTTTCCCCCGCTCAGGCTCAAACGGAATATTCCGGCTCCACAGCCCCTTCGCTTTTTCCGTTAGCATATCCCCCAAAGCAAATTGAACATATCCAAGTCGAACATCAATAATCGTAAATACTAAAATACCGATAACTAAAACGGTTAATAACCTTTTTCGCACAGTGACTCCTGATACACGCATTGATCAAGAACCCTCCTTCTATTAGGCTCGTTCTCAATATATATGCTTGTACAGGAGTCACTAGAACTGCGTCATAAGTTATGATTCAATCTTCTACGTACCGCCTGATTACTCTTGCGGCTCATCTTGTTTCTTTTCATCCTCTTTTTTCTCTTCTTTTGGCTTGTCTTCACCTGGACGACCAAGTTCTACAATCAAATAATCGTCCTTTTTCACTGGTGATCCTACCTTAAGGTTTTGTGATGTCACATACCCATCTCCAACACGACTTGGCTTTAACTCTAGCATATTTGAAAAGCGTAGTACGTCACGATAAGACCATCCGGTAAGGTTTGGCATTGTTAAATCGCCATTCGTTCGTAAAAATACCTTTTCGCCTTTTATCAGTCGCTCTCCTGAAAGATCTTGGTCCTCTACTTGATTACCTTTACCAACGAGGATCGGTTTTAGGCCCTTGTCTTTCAGATCTTTGACCGCTTCTTCTGCAGGTTCTCCCACGTAACTGTTTACATTTACGCCTATCTCAGCCGGTGGGTCGTTTTGTTCTTTTTTCGTTTCTTCTGGATCAATCTTCAAGTATTGAAGACTATTTTTCATCACTGACTTAAATAGTAGAGCAGACGGAGCTGATCCAGCTTCTTGTGGTGTAAGCTTCGGCTTTTTCACCGCTACATAAACGATCAATTTCGGGTCGTCTTTTGGCGCAAATCCCATAAATGAGAAGATGTTTTTACCATGACCGAACTGATACCCTTTTCCATTGTCCTTTGGAATTTGTGCCGTTCCTGTTTTGCCAGCCACATCATAGCCTGGAATAGCAAAAGTTTGTCCTGTTCCATGCTCAGATGTTACTACTTTCTCAAGCTCATCTAATACCTTTTTCGCCGTATCACCTGTGACAGGCTGTCCAACTTCTGTCGGCTTGTGCTCTTCCACTATTTTATTTGTGGAAGGGTCCACTACTTTTTTAATTAAATACGGCTTCATCATCTTTCCGCCGTTCGCAATAGCTGTTGCTCCTTGAATTTGTTGAATCGGTGAAATAAGAGAGCCTTGACCGAACGCCGTAGTCAGCTGATCGCGTTTGT includes:
- a CDS encoding stage V sporulation protein D produces the protein MRVSGVTVRKRLLTVLVIGILVFTIIDVRLGYVQFALGDMLTEKAKGLWSRNIPFEPERGKILDRNGVALATNKSAPTIFVMPRQVEDPVKTAEKLASVLNMSKEKAYQEVTKATSIQRISPEGRKISPKKAEEVRALGLKGVYIGEDSKRYYPFGSYLSHVLGFTGIDNQGLMGLESYYEDELSGEGGNVQLYSDAKGKKMPDIADDYTNPVNGLDLKLTIDSRIQTIVERELDNAQATYNPDGIIAIAMNPNNGQILAMSSRPTFDPDNYRNVPSEVYNRNLPVWSAYEPGSTFKIITLAAALQEKKVDLLKDHFYDDGATEVAGTILHCWKRGGHGSQTFLEVVQNSCNPGFVELGERLGKEKLFKYIDDFGFGQKTGIDLQGEGKGLLFNKDKVGPIEQATTAFGQGVAVTPIQQVAAVAAAVNGGTLYQPYIAKEWIDPKTNKVIKRQSPVAKRKVISEATSKQVRYALESVVAKGSGKGAFVDGYRVGGKTGTAQKAKNGRYLENNYIVSFIGFAPADHPELIIYLAVDNPKGTVQFGGVVAAPIVGKMMEDSLRTLGVKPRSKQIEKELTWLDTPVLEAPDLVGMTKKDLQEQLVNLKLDVSGTGDKVVSQAPAARTKVKEGSTIRIYMGEK